A window from Mangifera indica cultivar Alphonso chromosome 2, CATAS_Mindica_2.1, whole genome shotgun sequence encodes these proteins:
- the LOC123208701 gene encoding germin-like protein subfamily 1 member 14 — translation MVSANLKKKSVFVSGKFCQGPNLAKAENFSFSVKMPGNTNNPLGSNVTAVSVDQIPGLNTLGISAARLDFAPYGEVPPHTHPRATEILVVLEGTLLVGFITSDSNHSLITKVLNQGDVFVFPIGLIHFQVNIGKTNALAFSSLNSKNSGVITIASTVFGSNPPINPEILAKAFMLDVNVVKALQWKF, via the coding sequence TGTTTGTGAGTGGGAAGTTCTGTCAGGGCCCCAATCTCGCCAAAGCTGAGAACTTCTCCTTTTCAGTAAAAATGCCAGGAAACACAAACAATCCACTTGGTTCAAATGTCACAGCTGTGTCTGTAGATCAAATTCCAGGACTTAACACTCTTGGCATATCAGCTGCCCGCCTTGATTTTGCACCTTATGGTGAAGTCCCACCTCACACTCATCCTCGTGCCACCGAGATTCTTGTTGTCTTAGAGGGCACTCTTCTTGTTGGGTTCATCACTTCCGATTCTAACCACTCACTTATTACCAAAGTTCTTAACCAAGGTGATGTGTTCGTCTTCCCCATTGGCCTCATTCATTTCCAAGTCAATATTGGAAAAACAAATGCTCTTGCCTTTTCTAGTTTGAACAGCAAGAACTCCGGTGTCATTACAATTGCCAGCACAGTGTTTGGGTCAAATCCTCCCATTAACCCAGAAATTCTTGCAAAGGCCTTCATGTTGGACGTAAATGTAGTGAAAGCTCTCCAGTGGAAATTCTAG